A genomic region of Bernardetia sp. ABR2-2B contains the following coding sequences:
- a CDS encoding YsnF/AvaK domain-containing protein, which yields MPTNLDSISKPNKTLTSQNQPQNKGEKQADISNREGHDEKSVLQNGFDKIYQEGEEVIIPVMEEKIHIEKEIIESGKVQIIKKVDEQKSKVEVPINHTEVQVERKAINKYVEQNPAAIRQEGDTTIVSVLKEVVVVQKKTLLVEEIHITKTQKQEIHTEDVTLKSEKVSVERQDMSQDAK from the coding sequence ATGCCTACTAACTTAGATTCTATTTCTAAACCAAACAAAACTCTTACATCTCAAAATCAACCTCAAAATAAGGGAGAGAAACAAGCAGATATAAGCAATCGTGAAGGACATGATGAAAAATCTGTTCTGCAAAATGGTTTTGATAAAATATATCAAGAGGGAGAGGAAGTTATTATTCCTGTAATGGAGGAAAAAATCCATATAGAAAAGGAAATAATAGAATCTGGAAAGGTACAAATCATCAAAAAAGTAGATGAGCAAAAAAGTAAAGTAGAAGTACCTATCAATCATACAGAGGTACAAGTAGAGCGCAAGGCTATCAACAAATATGTTGAGCAGAATCCTGCTGCCATTCGTCAAGAAGGCGACACAACCATTGTATCAGTTTTAAAAGAGGTTGTTGTGGTGCAAAAAAAGACACTTTTGGTAGAAGAAATACATATTACCAAAACACAAAAACAAGAAATTCATACAGAGGACGTAACGTTAAAGTCCGAAAAGGTTTCGGTAGAGCGTCAAGATATGAGTCAAGATGCTAAATAG